Proteins found in one Fulvitalea axinellae genomic segment:
- a CDS encoding M23 family metallopeptidase, giving the protein MRILSLIIPAFLLTVFASAQPGSDQQHLRYKEIKSGLIVFYADNPASYPAQLKIEFPVLKNMTPSRQDYSFTVVPAGASNMEVLRLTAQKGKMSQFRERHIFLPGDPSLKPDTKHAYVFPFKHGLKSRIGQGYYGDFSHKNLKALDFEMPIGTEICAARGGIVTDVETRYDKGGTSRDFLNKGNHIVIYHNDGTFARYGHLKKNGALVKPGQKVTAGQVIGLSGNTGYSSGPHLHFEVGAPVKGKAPQTIATKFRGPNGNTIAPTTGQTVYARHPGKPPVDTRKATATSGKGKSAKVVPGKMVIQEIKEDSGSRLIALNGMKTETFVEVRLKLKNATSEKGNPIMFSLKPGNRTEVTFIKPKNLTKPWGFSYSYQVTVKGN; this is encoded by the coding sequence ATGCGTATATTATCACTCATCATTCCAGCTTTTTTGCTCACAGTGTTTGCTTCGGCACAACCAGGCTCCGACCAGCAACATCTGCGTTACAAAGAAATCAAAAGTGGCCTTATTGTTTTCTACGCCGACAATCCGGCATCATATCCCGCCCAGCTCAAAATTGAGTTTCCAGTCTTGAAAAACATGACACCGTCCCGCCAAGACTATTCGTTCACGGTAGTTCCCGCCGGAGCCTCTAACATGGAAGTGCTTAGGCTTACCGCACAGAAAGGAAAAATGTCTCAGTTCCGAGAACGTCATATTTTCCTGCCCGGAGATCCAAGCCTAAAGCCTGATACGAAACACGCATACGTTTTCCCTTTCAAACACGGCTTGAAAAGCAGAATTGGGCAAGGCTATTACGGGGATTTTTCCCATAAAAACCTAAAGGCTCTGGATTTCGAAATGCCAATAGGAACGGAAATCTGCGCTGCGAGAGGCGGTATTGTGACGGATGTGGAAACACGATACGACAAGGGCGGAACCAGCCGGGACTTTCTTAACAAAGGCAACCATATCGTTATTTATCACAATGACGGAACCTTCGCCCGGTACGGACATCTTAAGAAAAACGGGGCTCTGGTAAAACCTGGGCAAAAAGTAACCGCAGGGCAAGTAATCGGACTTAGCGGAAACACGGGCTACAGTTCCGGCCCACATTTGCATTTCGAAGTGGGCGCTCCCGTAAAAGGCAAAGCACCACAGACAATCGCCACTAAATTCCGGGGACCTAACGGAAATACGATAGCTCCAACAACCGGCCAAACTGTCTACGCCCGACACCCTGGAAAACCTCCCGTGGACACACGAAAGGCCACCGCTACTTCCGGAAAAGGAAAATCAGCGAAAGTAGTTCCCGGCAAAATGGTTATCCAGGAGATCAAAGAAGACTCAGGTTCAAGACTCATCGCTTTGAACGGAATGAAAACGGAGACTTTTGTGGAAGTAAGGTTAAAACTGAAAAACGCCACTTCTGAGAAAGGAAACCCGATTATGTTCTCGCTAAAACCGGGCAACAGAACGGAAGTAACTTTTATCAAACCCAAAAATCTCACTAAACCTTGGGGCTTTTCCTATTCCTACCAAGTTACGGTAAAGGGTAATTGA
- a CDS encoding arginine deiminase family protein, with protein MNLRLESEFGRLNAVIMHRPGDEIEMLTPDNIGEFLFEDVPYLEEIQREHDQFSSLIQLSTQAKVFRLTSLLRDVLRNEDLRFEALRSALKPKGYEHVAEELIMRLSAAEVATSLVAGIKMKGLRRKCNPETLKSLSDQDFLLTPAPNSYFMRDPAAIIQSGVVSSHMKFAGRQREANIMRLIFENHPLFKDTYENAYNTSSFGEEIPNIEGGDVIVLSKKALAIGNSERTDNEAIYQVAKHVLANSDVERVYDVHLPAKRNFMHLDTVFTIIDENLIVTYPNAMKMKLTTRVYRKEGIDANGEAILSSEVTNESVIDLLRHEIPHLEVIETAQGYPEYASREQWYDGANVFAIGPRQVIAYNRNKYTNRALREAGVDVLEIPSSELSRGLGGPRCMTMPLDREPV; from the coding sequence ATGAATTTGAGATTGGAATCGGAGTTTGGCAGGTTAAACGCGGTGATAATGCACCGGCCTGGCGACGAAATTGAGATGTTGACACCGGACAATATCGGGGAGTTTCTGTTTGAGGACGTCCCGTATCTTGAAGAAATCCAGCGGGAACACGACCAGTTCTCGTCCTTGATACAATTGTCGACACAAGCCAAAGTGTTTCGTTTGACAAGCCTTTTGCGTGACGTGCTTCGGAATGAGGATTTGCGTTTTGAAGCTTTGAGGTCGGCCTTGAAGCCGAAAGGTTACGAGCATGTAGCCGAAGAATTGATAATGAGGCTCTCGGCGGCGGAGGTGGCGACATCGCTTGTTGCGGGAATAAAGATGAAAGGGCTGAGAAGGAAGTGTAATCCGGAAACGCTTAAAAGTTTGAGCGATCAGGATTTTCTCTTGACGCCCGCTCCTAACTCGTATTTTATGCGCGACCCGGCGGCCATTATCCAGTCGGGGGTGGTTTCGAGCCACATGAAGTTTGCGGGGCGTCAGCGCGAGGCCAATATTATGCGTCTGATTTTCGAAAACCACCCGTTGTTTAAGGATACTTACGAGAACGCTTACAATACTTCGTCGTTCGGTGAGGAGATTCCGAATATCGAAGGCGGAGACGTGATTGTCCTTTCCAAAAAAGCCTTGGCGATCGGTAATTCCGAGCGTACGGACAACGAGGCGATCTACCAAGTGGCCAAGCACGTGTTGGCCAACAGCGATGTGGAACGCGTATATGACGTTCACCTGCCAGCGAAGCGTAATTTTATGCACTTGGATACGGTATTTACGATTATCGATGAAAATCTGATCGTGACTTACCCGAACGCGATGAAGATGAAACTGACGACTCGCGTTTACCGGAAGGAAGGCATTGACGCCAATGGCGAGGCGATTTTGAGTTCGGAAGTGACGAACGAATCGGTGATCGATTTGCTTCGTCACGAAATTCCTCATTTGGAAGTGATCGAGACGGCGCAAGGTTATCCGGAGTACGCTTCAAGGGAGCAATGGTACGACGGCGCCAACGTATTCGCTATCGGCCCGAGACAGGTGATCGCTTACAACCGAAACAAGTATACGAACCGGGCTTTGCGCGAAGCCGGCGTGGATGTTCTTGAGATTCCGTCTTCCGAGTTGTCAAGAGGCTTGGGCGGTCCGCGTTGTATGACAATGCCGTTGGATAGAGAACCTGTTTGA
- the prmC gene encoding peptide chain release factor N(5)-glutamine methyltransferase: MKLKYLEASHVETLFFLSNMRNIKAIVETALAEIGELYDEREARNVAGRLLEDLFGITRMDILTDRQMNWGESEDERFSEALRRIATGEPLQYIVGKAPFYGREFLVNPATLIPRPETEELVDLVIKDNQGFRGRILDIGTGTGCIPITLAAELSGCQTEGLDISDGALDTARKNAEALGVDTVFRKSDILTDELEENTYDIIISNPPYVRDSEKALMHRNVLEHEPHTALFVSDSDPLLFYRRIAHLASEALRQNGRLYFEINEAFGEATAEMMRQSGFHQIRILKDLQGKDRIVAGEIQARF; this comes from the coding sequence TTGAAGTTAAAATATTTGGAAGCGTCTCATGTCGAGACGCTTTTTTTCTTATCGAATATGCGGAATATCAAAGCGATTGTGGAAACGGCCCTTGCCGAAATCGGGGAGCTTTACGATGAGCGCGAAGCGCGGAACGTTGCGGGCCGGTTGCTGGAAGATTTGTTCGGAATCACAAGGATGGACATTCTGACGGACAGACAAATGAATTGGGGCGAATCCGAGGACGAACGATTTTCGGAAGCTCTACGGAGGATTGCTACTGGCGAGCCTCTGCAATACATAGTTGGCAAGGCGCCGTTTTATGGCCGGGAGTTTTTGGTGAATCCAGCCACGCTGATTCCTCGTCCGGAAACGGAAGAGCTGGTAGATTTGGTAATCAAGGATAACCAAGGCTTCCGTGGGCGCATTCTGGATATTGGGACTGGGACAGGCTGTATACCCATAACCTTGGCGGCTGAATTGTCCGGTTGCCAAACGGAAGGCTTGGACATCAGCGACGGGGCTTTGGATACGGCCCGAAAGAATGCGGAAGCGCTGGGAGTCGACACGGTTTTTAGAAAATCCGATATCCTTACGGACGAATTGGAAGAGAATACTTACGATATCATCATCAGTAACCCGCCTTATGTGCGCGATTCCGAAAAAGCCCTGATGCACCGGAATGTGCTTGAGCATGAACCGCACACCGCCCTGTTCGTTTCCGATTCCGATCCGCTATTATTTTACAGAAGAATAGCGCACTTAGCCAGCGAGGCCTTAAGGCAGAACGGCCGATTGTATTTTGAGATAAACGAGGCCTTCGGCGAAGCGACCGCCGAGATGATGAGACAGTCCGGTTTCCATCAGATCCGTATCCTTAAGGATTTGCAGGGAAAAGACAGGATTGTTGCGGGAGAAATACAGGCCCGATTCTAA
- the lipA gene encoding lipoyl synthase, producing MIELPVIPEEATKKRKKPNWLRVKLPVGKEYAKVRGIVDDHKLHTICESGNCPNMGECWGAGTATFMILGNVCTRACSFCAVATGRPPEYDEDEPRRVAEAVKLMSVKHAVLTSVNRDELKDRGAEVWYQTVKKIKEISPETTIETLIPDVKGTWDALYRMISAGQEVVSHNVETVERLYRRVRPQAKYARSIEQLKLTKEYGQRTKTGIMLGLGETDDEVYKAMDDLAAVNLDVLTLGQYLQPTQRHIEVAEFIHPDKFAHFKEEGERRGIKYVESGPLVRSSYHAERHVSV from the coding sequence ATGATCGAATTACCCGTAATCCCCGAAGAGGCGACAAAGAAGCGGAAGAAACCCAACTGGTTGCGTGTAAAGTTGCCGGTAGGCAAGGAATACGCCAAAGTGCGGGGTATTGTCGACGACCATAAGCTCCACACCATTTGCGAAAGCGGCAACTGCCCGAATATGGGAGAATGCTGGGGCGCAGGCACTGCCACGTTTATGATACTTGGCAATGTGTGTACCCGCGCGTGCTCGTTTTGTGCGGTGGCCACCGGACGTCCGCCGGAATATGACGAGGACGAGCCCCGGAGAGTGGCCGAAGCCGTGAAGTTGATGAGCGTAAAACATGCCGTACTCACTTCGGTAAACCGTGACGAACTCAAAGATCGTGGCGCTGAGGTTTGGTACCAGACCGTAAAGAAAATCAAAGAAATATCTCCAGAAACCACCATCGAGACCTTGATCCCCGATGTGAAAGGTACTTGGGATGCGCTTTATCGTATGATCAGCGCCGGCCAGGAAGTGGTTTCGCACAACGTGGAGACTGTCGAGCGACTTTACCGTCGTGTACGTCCGCAGGCCAAATACGCGCGAAGCATCGAGCAGTTGAAGCTGACCAAAGAATATGGCCAGCGAACCAAAACCGGCATTATGCTCGGTCTTGGCGAGACTGACGACGAGGTGTACAAAGCGATGGACGACCTCGCCGCCGTTAATCTCGATGTATTGACTTTGGGCCAATATCTCCAACCGACCCAAAGACATATCGAAGTGGCGGAGTTTATCCACCCTGACAAATTCGCCCACTTTAAGGAAGAAGGCGAGCGTCGCGGAATCAAGTATGTGGAGTCCGGCCCGTTGGTTCGCTCTTCATATCACGCCGAGCGTCACGTTTCGGTGTAA
- a CDS encoding sensor histidine kinase, whose product MKKYNLYWISQIAGWGSYAMVHLLVWLGGNRQDSLQLANGLAIAAYFFLSTHYYRNWLVRSGWLELKLQSVMPRILPASILLGVSNFLFNTVWEKATGQFSVNEDFTFSAVVLVTFATGAIYLLWNVVYLMYHYFERYKASLKYEAAIKEMELNKLKSQLNPHFMFNALNSIRALVDEEPKNAKEAITQLSNILRNSLIMSRKKLISFQDEVRTVRDYLALEQIRYEERLRVEWDIDPECMSVSVPPMMMQTLVENGIKHGVSTLPQGGVIRFESHMDSHGNLCVSIRNSGQLSVSEKPRVKTGGGYGVENTKERLRLIYGDRASFSLRNESEEMVLVELTIPEQVSKAGILEN is encoded by the coding sequence ATGAAGAAATACAATTTATACTGGATCTCTCAGATTGCCGGCTGGGGTTCCTACGCCATGGTCCATCTGCTGGTATGGCTCGGGGGCAACCGCCAAGACAGTCTGCAACTGGCGAATGGTTTGGCCATAGCCGCCTATTTTTTCCTATCCACCCATTACTACAGGAACTGGTTAGTCCGTAGCGGTTGGCTGGAACTGAAGCTCCAAAGCGTAATGCCCCGCATTCTGCCGGCGTCCATCCTTTTGGGCGTTTCCAACTTCCTGTTCAATACGGTGTGGGAAAAGGCTACGGGGCAGTTTTCAGTCAATGAGGATTTCACGTTCTCAGCAGTCGTTCTGGTTACCTTTGCCACAGGTGCGATTTATCTGTTGTGGAACGTCGTGTACCTGATGTACCATTACTTCGAACGCTACAAGGCCTCGTTGAAATACGAAGCGGCGATCAAAGAGATGGAACTCAACAAGCTGAAATCGCAACTGAACCCACATTTTATGTTCAACGCTTTGAACAGTATACGAGCGTTGGTGGACGAGGAACCCAAAAACGCAAAGGAGGCCATCACCCAACTTTCGAATATCCTTCGGAATTCGCTGATCATGAGCAGAAAAAAACTGATTTCTTTTCAAGACGAAGTGAGAACCGTACGGGATTATTTGGCTTTGGAACAAATCCGTTACGAGGAACGCCTGCGCGTGGAATGGGACATTGATCCGGAATGTATGTCCGTCTCCGTTCCTCCGATGATGATGCAGACATTGGTGGAAAACGGCATTAAACACGGTGTTTCCACGCTTCCCCAAGGTGGCGTTATCCGTTTCGAATCGCATATGGACAGCCACGGAAACCTATGCGTCAGCATTAGGAACAGTGGCCAGCTCAGCGTTTCCGAGAAGCCACGGGTAAAAACCGGCGGTGGATACGGCGTGGAAAACACGAAGGAACGCCTGAGGCTGATTTACGGAGACAGAGCCTCTTTTTCTCTGCGCAATGAATCCGAAGAGATGGTTTTGGTGGAATTGACAATTCCCGAGCAGGTAAGCAAAGCGGGAATTTTGGAAAACTAA
- a CDS encoding LytR/AlgR family response regulator transcription factor gives MKTIVIDDERLARKELISLLEAHPIVDVVAEAVNAEDARNKIDEIKPDLIFLDVQMPGETGFELLETLDFFPKVVFVTAYDEFAIKAFEVNAFDYLLKPVHPERLAETVKKLEAEFSEEREAKGQEPESAGGSQRGPLSVHDQVFVKDGDRCWFVRLEKVRLFESDGNYVKVYFDKNRPMIHRSLNALDEKLDDKHFFRASRKHIINLSWVEKIEPWFNGGLLVELKGGEKIEVSRRQAARFKEMMSL, from the coding sequence ATGAAGACGATTGTCATCGATGACGAACGTTTGGCGCGCAAGGAGTTGATCAGTCTTTTGGAAGCGCATCCGATTGTGGATGTTGTTGCAGAAGCAGTCAATGCCGAGGACGCGCGCAACAAAATCGACGAAATAAAACCGGACCTCATCTTCCTGGACGTCCAAATGCCCGGCGAAACGGGCTTCGAACTTCTCGAAACACTGGATTTCTTTCCGAAGGTGGTGTTTGTGACCGCTTACGACGAATTCGCCATCAAGGCCTTTGAGGTGAACGCTTTCGACTATTTGCTGAAGCCGGTGCACCCTGAGCGCTTGGCGGAAACCGTAAAAAAGCTGGAAGCCGAATTCAGCGAAGAGCGGGAAGCCAAAGGCCAAGAGCCGGAATCAGCCGGCGGTTCGCAAAGGGGACCTTTGAGCGTACACGACCAAGTGTTTGTGAAAGACGGTGACCGTTGCTGGTTTGTCCGTCTTGAGAAAGTCCGTTTGTTCGAATCGGACGGAAACTACGTGAAGGTCTACTTCGACAAAAACAGGCCGATGATTCACCGCTCGCTCAACGCTTTGGACGAAAAACTTGACGACAAGCACTTCTTCCGGGCCAGCCGAAAGCATATCATCAACTTGAGCTGGGTCGAGAAAATCGAACCGTGGTTCAACGGCGGTTTGCTGGTGGAGCTGAAAGGCGGAGAAAAAATCGAAGTCAGCCGACGCCAAGCGGCCCGCTTCAAGGAAATGATGAGCCTTTAA
- a CDS encoding glycoside hydrolase family 2 protein, whose translation MIRKTIFLALPLLLLAVFSKAQQRAEAEKLTFSDFEQRWTPVGRGDAEVLDGEVLRLKDAFVSASGHEHENFEMRFKARAPKGEKEAMIWAGFAFADRQTRYAFALRGGNADDVYLCRYEPVGKDKMLALRPVAFHPVPGTWYDLRITHWNGKTAIFLGDEKQPLVKISEKEPLSPGGIILGGGYVTTEYRDVTVKALSASEMSALDNAETKPLPGLTASQKEAKRKKQRAKYRAKSIRVNTKGRTEISLDGNWLFMPEYDAPAKAQNPSEADNDWHVMEVPGFWTPKGNWMHMEKAGHMPDNHSGVSDNYRQKELERCGNYTFDYQKATGAWYRHWVNVPKNIGNKRVKLYFEAVSKIASVWVNGQKAGDHVGMFGDFGFNVTDLLKPGKNLIAVNVKAQWKKKDDGSGDEFVARAVSVDVTKDMLTSLPHGMFKNYEGGIWQPVSLVITDPVRVDDIFAKTRTDGADMDISILNSGESKNIEVSYEIRESGSKKLFFSSEKGQAVNIGAGETKTVTLSTPSLNPKLWTPETPNLYTLTVNVLSEGRKIDSKTITTGFRTFGTDGNRFMLNGHPYRLMGANHPPCGIAPTDEKLANKFFKMMHDGNQLATRSHGSPFTSVWMDAADRQGVGVSYEGTWPWLMIGSMPDGQLLEIWKEEMLALVRKYRNHPSLLVWTVNNEMYFTMFYHNDPMEVRLRKWKVLSDVIKEIRKLDPTRPISADSGYARVEDDYEKILKPNNIDDGDIDDRHIYFTWYNRDFYQIYNGDWAKRIYWTPGANADRPFFSQEASTGYPNNDTGHPTRKYIYKHYVPHAWVGDWAWEDKDPSYFLNRNAFMSKELCEVIRRTSPMNSGVLFFANVCWYRDVYDADKIEPYPVAESMKKALDPVLVSAELFGRNFWAGDAVNPDIYIVNDKADGSDLKPGKVFWQIVSGEETLASGEVSTGSVENYGIEKFSSQIRIPENMPKLKGTYQLKLDYKVDGKSVSQNEYNLTVAKKEWAELKDRKVALFDLTGDTRKAFDALGVPYRNLDDLTQMRFIAPDETLVVANLDAENEVPYNWEDVKRVASNGTEVLLIHPGKHLKWNHGNVVAGLYERTGRIVNMRIPESPIFDGIDPMELSWWRAEGRDIPIACRRSYTFKKKNGVTEFATYLRPHVYLGNPQEQLKDMSGSPLVEIKVGLGRVVASEMELNSADKDPVAAKLLVNLIKNLEPGVKYKPMPKEKAQAKK comes from the coding sequence ATGATTAGGAAAACGATTTTTTTAGCACTGCCACTTCTCCTGTTGGCGGTTTTCTCAAAAGCCCAACAAAGGGCCGAAGCCGAAAAGCTGACTTTTTCGGACTTCGAACAGCGCTGGACACCTGTAGGTAGAGGGGACGCCGAAGTTTTGGACGGCGAGGTGTTGAGGTTGAAAGACGCTTTTGTTAGCGCTTCGGGTCACGAGCACGAAAATTTTGAAATGCGCTTTAAGGCCAGGGCTCCCAAAGGCGAGAAAGAAGCCATGATCTGGGCCGGTTTCGCTTTTGCGGATAGGCAAACCCGCTATGCCTTCGCTTTGCGTGGCGGTAATGCCGACGATGTATACCTGTGTCGTTACGAGCCGGTGGGCAAAGACAAAATGCTGGCTTTGCGTCCTGTGGCTTTTCATCCCGTGCCGGGCACTTGGTACGATCTGCGCATCACGCACTGGAACGGCAAGACTGCTATTTTCTTGGGCGATGAAAAACAGCCTTTGGTTAAAATCAGCGAAAAAGAGCCATTGTCTCCGGGTGGAATCATCTTGGGTGGCGGTTACGTAACCACCGAATACCGCGACGTTACGGTAAAAGCCTTGTCGGCTTCGGAGATGTCGGCTTTGGACAACGCCGAAACCAAACCGTTGCCGGGGCTCACAGCTTCGCAAAAAGAGGCCAAACGCAAGAAACAACGCGCTAAATACAGAGCGAAATCAATTAGGGTAAACACCAAGGGCCGTACGGAAATTTCGCTTGACGGCAATTGGCTTTTTATGCCTGAATACGACGCTCCGGCAAAAGCCCAGAATCCTTCTGAGGCTGATAATGATTGGCACGTAATGGAAGTTCCGGGATTCTGGACGCCAAAGGGCAACTGGATGCACATGGAAAAAGCCGGGCATATGCCGGACAACCATAGTGGCGTATCGGACAATTACCGCCAAAAGGAATTGGAACGTTGCGGAAATTATACCTTCGATTACCAAAAAGCCACGGGCGCTTGGTACAGGCACTGGGTGAATGTTCCGAAAAACATCGGCAACAAGCGGGTTAAGCTTTATTTCGAGGCCGTTTCCAAAATCGCTTCGGTATGGGTTAACGGACAAAAAGCCGGCGACCACGTAGGCATGTTCGGCGATTTCGGTTTTAATGTGACGGATTTGCTCAAGCCGGGCAAAAACCTCATCGCCGTAAACGTAAAAGCCCAATGGAAGAAAAAAGATGACGGATCGGGTGATGAATTTGTGGCCCGCGCCGTTTCGGTGGACGTGACCAAGGATATGCTTACCTCGCTTCCGCACGGTATGTTCAAAAACTACGAAGGCGGTATCTGGCAACCGGTAAGCCTTGTGATCACCGATCCTGTCCGTGTGGATGATATTTTCGCAAAAACCCGAACTGACGGGGCCGATATGGATATTTCGATCCTGAATTCGGGCGAAAGCAAAAACATTGAGGTTTCTTACGAAATCAGGGAAAGCGGAAGCAAAAAACTGTTTTTCTCTTCTGAAAAAGGACAAGCCGTTAACATTGGCGCCGGCGAGACCAAAACCGTAACGCTGTCTACGCCTTCGCTAAATCCGAAACTGTGGACGCCGGAAACGCCGAATTTGTACACGCTGACGGTAAACGTACTCTCAGAAGGCCGTAAAATCGACAGCAAGACCATAACTACCGGTTTCCGGACCTTCGGCACGGACGGTAACCGTTTTATGCTCAACGGGCATCCTTACCGTCTGATGGGCGCCAACCACCCTCCGTGCGGCATCGCTCCGACGGACGAGAAATTGGCGAACAAATTTTTCAAGATGATGCACGACGGCAACCAGTTAGCTACACGCTCGCACGGTTCGCCTTTTACCAGCGTCTGGATGGACGCCGCCGACCGCCAAGGCGTAGGCGTAAGCTACGAGGGAACTTGGCCGTGGCTGATGATCGGCAGTATGCCTGACGGCCAATTGTTGGAGATCTGGAAAGAGGAAATGTTAGCCTTGGTGCGCAAATACCGCAACCACCCGTCACTTCTCGTTTGGACTGTGAACAACGAGATGTATTTCACGATGTTCTACCACAACGATCCGATGGAGGTTCGCTTGCGCAAATGGAAAGTGCTCAGCGACGTGATCAAGGAAATCCGTAAGCTGGACCCGACACGTCCGATTTCCGCCGATTCGGGTTATGCCAGAGTAGAGGACGATTACGAGAAGATTCTCAAGCCGAATAACATCGACGACGGAGATATCGATGACCGCCATATCTATTTCACTTGGTACAACCGCGATTTCTACCAAATCTATAACGGCGACTGGGCCAAGCGGATTTACTGGACGCCGGGAGCTAACGCCGACCGTCCGTTCTTCAGCCAGGAAGCGTCTACCGGATACCCGAACAACGATACCGGCCACCCGACACGTAAATACATCTACAAGCATTACGTTCCGCACGCTTGGGTAGGCGATTGGGCTTGGGAAGACAAAGATCCGTCTTACTTCCTGAACCGTAACGCTTTTATGTCGAAAGAACTTTGCGAAGTGATCAGAAGAACCAGCCCGATGAACTCCGGCGTATTGTTCTTCGCCAACGTATGCTGGTACCGCGACGTGTACGACGCAGACAAAATCGAGCCTTACCCGGTGGCCGAGAGCATGAAAAAGGCTCTGGATCCCGTATTGGTAAGCGCCGAGCTCTTCGGGCGTAATTTCTGGGCCGGCGATGCCGTGAATCCTGATATTTACATCGTAAACGACAAAGCTGACGGTAGCGACCTGAAACCGGGCAAAGTGTTCTGGCAAATCGTTTCCGGCGAAGAGACTTTGGCTTCTGGCGAAGTGTCTACCGGATCGGTTGAGAATTACGGAATCGAGAAATTCTCTTCCCAAATCCGAATTCCTGAGAATATGCCGAAGCTGAAAGGGACATATCAGCTGAAGCTCGATTACAAAGTCGATGGAAAATCGGTGAGCCAAAACGAATACAATCTGACTGTAGCCAAAAAAGAATGGGCGGAGTTGAAAGACCGCAAAGTGGCGTTGTTTGACCTTACTGGCGACACCCGCAAGGCTTTTGACGCGCTGGGCGTACCGTACCGTAATTTGGACGATTTGACGCAAATGCGTTTTATCGCTCCTGACGAAACGCTCGTTGTGGCGAACCTAGACGCCGAAAACGAAGTGCCTTACAACTGGGAAGATGTGAAGCGTGTGGCTTCGAACGGAACGGAAGTTCTGTTGATTCACCCGGGCAAACACCTGAAGTGGAACCACGGCAACGTAGTGGCCGGATTGTACGAGCGCACGGGCCGAATCGTGAATATGCGCATTCCCGAGTCGCCGATTTTCGACGGAATCGATCCGATGGAGCTGAGCTGGTGGCGCGCCGAAGGAAGAGACATTCCGATCGCTTGCCGAAGATCTTATACATTCAAAAAGAAAAATGGCGTGACGGAATTCGCAACGTATTTGCGTCCGCACGTTTACTTGGGCAATCCGCAAGAGCAGTTGAAAGACATGTCCGGATCGCCTTTGGTTGAGATTAAGGTAGGATTGGGCCGAGTGGTGGCCAGCGAAATGGAGCTGAACTCAGCGGATAAAGATCCGGTAGCGGCCAAGCTGTTGGTGAATTTGATCAAAAACCTGGAGCCCGGCGTAAAGTATAAGCCGATGCCGAAGGAAAAAGCTCAGGCCAAAAAGTAA